In Cherax quadricarinatus isolate ZL_2023a unplaced genomic scaffold, ASM3850222v1 Contig4040, whole genome shotgun sequence, one DNA window encodes the following:
- the LOC128696313 gene encoding small ubiquitin-related modifier 3, protein MSEETKKEEKPTEHINLKVVGQDGQVVHFKIKKHTSLKKLISAYCERSKLVQTTVRFRFDGQPISENDTPQGLEMEDGDTIEVFQQQTGGCYHHYLLHL, encoded by the exons ATGTCCGAGGAAACCAAG AAGGAGGAGAAACCAACAGAGCACATCAATCTTAAAGTAGTTGGTCAAGATGGCCAAGTTGTGCACTTCAAGATCAAGAAGCATACATCCCTCAAGAAACTCATCAGTGCCTACTGTGAAAGATCA AAACTTGTTCAGACTACAGTAAGATTTAGATTTGATGGTCAGCCAATATCAGAGAATGACACCCCACAAGGCTTGGAAATGGAAGATGGTGACACTATAGAGGTGTTTCAGCAGCAAACTGGTGGTTGCTACCACCATTATCTTCTACACTTGTGA